A genomic segment from Stappia indica encodes:
- a CDS encoding ABC transporter ATP-binding protein, giving the protein MRARSGLGKGGRGVPYAGAGGARIPLGALLARAPPFRQQQRTRLPVLERLFAWFEGRLDPLTPLPDRPVPGTGFGYLWFFVSQARVTFLVMLVLGGITALIEAALYVFVGDLVDMMQAGTRADFLAQNATILILMGLTVLVVRPVIAALTALVEEQVVVPGFFNLVRMQGHAQVVGKSLAYFQDEFAGRISQKVWQSGQAAGDFMVSLLQVIWFIVVFAVSTLALVSALDPWFGLVVALWLAIFAGLAVIYVPRIRRTAKESAHASSGVTGRFVDTYGNIQTIKLFSDTQREGIGTRESYETFLAAIRRFTRTLTAVRSVMSVLSGVMIAAIGVLAVFAWEAGRVTTGDVALVLGLVLRLNVLLGRLLGQLNGLFRALGTLQDSAETITRPVTVTDRPNAPSLAVSKGEIDFEGVRFHYGKTGGVIEDLTTTIRPGERVGLVGRSGAGKSTLVNLLLRFYDVESGRILIDGQDISGVTQASLRAQIGMVTQDTSLLHRSIRDNIALGARDADETAIREAARRAHALEFIEALADSRGRTGFDARVGERGVKLSGGQRQRIAIARVLLKNAPILVLDEATSALDSEVEAAIQESLNDLMAGKTVIAIAHRLSTIAAMDRLIVLDEGRIVEDGTHEELLARGGLYAELWARQSGGFLTVDVEDTQEVV; this is encoded by the coding sequence GGGCGGGGTGTCCCATATGCAGGTGCGGGCGGCGCCCGCATTCCCCTCGGCGCCCTTCTTGCCCGCGCCCCGCCCTTCCGGCAACAGCAAAGGACCCGGCTTCCCGTGCTCGAAAGACTGTTCGCCTGGTTCGAAGGGCGTCTCGATCCGCTGACCCCGCTGCCCGACCGCCCGGTGCCGGGCACGGGCTTCGGCTATCTGTGGTTCTTCGTCTCGCAGGCGCGGGTGACCTTCCTCGTCATGCTGGTGCTCGGCGGCATCACCGCCCTGATCGAGGCGGCGCTCTACGTCTTCGTCGGCGACCTGGTCGACATGATGCAGGCCGGCACGCGGGCCGATTTCCTTGCGCAGAACGCAACGATCCTGATCCTGATGGGCCTGACCGTGCTGGTGGTGCGCCCGGTCATCGCCGCGCTGACCGCGCTGGTGGAGGAGCAGGTCGTGGTGCCTGGCTTCTTCAACCTGGTGCGCATGCAGGGCCACGCGCAGGTGGTGGGCAAGTCGCTGGCCTATTTCCAGGACGAGTTCGCGGGGCGCATCTCGCAGAAGGTCTGGCAGTCGGGACAGGCGGCCGGCGACTTCATGGTCAGCCTGCTGCAGGTGATCTGGTTCATCGTCGTCTTCGCGGTGTCGACGCTGGCGCTGGTGAGCGCGCTCGATCCGTGGTTCGGCCTCGTCGTGGCTCTGTGGCTCGCGATTTTTGCCGGGCTTGCGGTCATCTATGTGCCGCGCATTCGCCGGACCGCGAAGGAAAGCGCCCATGCCTCGTCCGGCGTGACGGGCCGCTTCGTCGACACCTACGGCAACATCCAGACGATCAAGCTGTTCAGCGACACGCAGCGCGAGGGGATCGGCACCCGCGAGAGCTACGAGACGTTTCTTGCCGCGATCCGGCGCTTCACCCGCACGCTGACGGCGGTGCGCAGCGTGATGAGCGTGCTGTCGGGCGTGATGATCGCTGCCATCGGCGTGCTGGCGGTCTTCGCCTGGGAGGCGGGGCGAGTGACGACCGGCGACGTGGCGCTGGTGCTCGGCCTGGTGCTGCGGCTCAACGTGCTGCTGGGCCGGCTGCTCGGCCAGCTCAACGGGCTGTTCCGGGCGCTGGGCACGCTGCAGGACAGCGCCGAGACGATCACCCGGCCGGTGACCGTGACCGACCGGCCGAACGCGCCGTCGCTCGCCGTGTCCAAGGGCGAGATCGATTTCGAGGGCGTGCGGTTCCACTACGGCAAGACGGGCGGGGTGATCGAGGACCTGACAACGACGATCAGGCCGGGCGAACGGGTGGGCCTTGTCGGCCGTTCGGGCGCGGGCAAGTCGACGCTGGTGAACCTGCTGCTGCGCTTTTACGACGTGGAGAGCGGGCGCATCCTGATCGACGGGCAGGACATTTCGGGCGTGACGCAGGCGAGCCTGCGCGCGCAGATCGGCATGGTGACACAGGACACCTCGCTGCTGCACCGCTCGATCCGCGACAATATCGCCCTCGGGGCGAGGGACGCGGACGAGACGGCAATCCGCGAGGCAGCGCGGCGGGCGCATGCGCTCGAGTTCATCGAGGCGCTGGCCGACAGCCGCGGCCGCACCGGCTTCGACGCGCGGGTCGGCGAGCGGGGCGTGAAACTGTCCGGCGGCCAGCGCCAGCGCATCGCCATTGCGCGGGTGCTCTTGAAGAATGCGCCGATCCTGGTGCTGGACGAGGCGACCTCGGCGCTCGATTCGGAAGTGGAGGCGGCGATCCAGGAGAGCCTCAACGACCTGATGGCCGGCAAGACGGTGATCGCCATCGCCCACAGGCTGTCGACCATCGCGGCGATGGACCGGTTGATCGTGCTGGACGAGGGGCGGATCGTCGAGGACGGCACGCATGAGGAACTGCTGGCCCGCGGCGGGCTTTATGCCGAGCTGTGGGCGCGCCAGTCCGGCGGTTTTCTGACCGTCGACGTCGAGGACACGCAAGAGGTGGTGTAG